A window of the Pedobacter frigiditerrae genome harbors these coding sequences:
- a CDS encoding GAD-like domain-containing protein, which translates to MRALTFEERNKDNYLKQEDVSIAIINKYKNILPEELIHIWENMGFGIFEDSFLQLVNPNEYDFVFQYIDKLLEPSIVWAITALGDLLLWEGNENWTIAPDEGNRVKLVNVRNCSSMVLGKMDFVLNRVLGDEYGISDKSYFNAKPFLEIKNKMSKLQYSQCYGYTPALALGGSKSSKNLKIVDTKSYLNIIGMAVGKIIDLTD; encoded by the coding sequence ATGAGAGCATTAACCTTTGAAGAAAGAAATAAGGATAATTATCTGAAGCAGGAAGATGTTTCGATAGCTATCATCAATAAATATAAAAATATACTGCCCGAAGAATTAATTCATATCTGGGAAAATATGGGTTTTGGCATATTTGAAGATAGTTTTCTTCAATTGGTAAACCCTAACGAATACGATTTTGTATTTCAATATATTGATAAGTTATTAGAGCCTTCTATAGTTTGGGCAATAACAGCTTTAGGAGATTTATTATTATGGGAAGGCAATGAAAATTGGACAATTGCCCCTGATGAAGGAAACAGGGTAAAGCTGGTAAACGTAAGAAATTGTAGTAGTATGGTATTAGGTAAGATGGATTTTGTATTAAATAGGGTTTTAGGCGATGAGTATGGAATATCAGATAAAAGCTATTTTAATGCTAAACCCTTTTTAGAAATAAAAAATAAAATGTCAAAATTACAATATAGCCAATGTTATGGTTATACTCCTGCCTTAGCATTGGGAGGAAGCAAAAGCAGTAAAAATTTAAAAATAGTTGATACTAAGTCCTACCTCAATATCATTGGTATGGCAGTAGGTAAGATAATAGATTTGACAGATTGA
- a CDS encoding Imm26 family immunity protein, with protein sequence MKNKTFKAGDIFAIQIEQSSNYYFGRILFDVQQQYKNSTETSNYLDWHSNSVLIETYKHIANEPKIDKYDVAIDAVFIPKKELLKQSITVIGNVPVNPTKVSFPETLKNVENTCFFTVGELAIKTNLSTAYAYDSIKVFPTSGKMYYIQLATLDFSGRRDLIVDKQDIMDNYFRFSDLRSLPEKRAEIYQSIGEDPNISYYDLALKYGFDLGRFYK encoded by the coding sequence ATGAAAAACAAAACATTTAAGGCAGGCGATATTTTCGCCATTCAAATTGAGCAATCATCAAATTATTATTTCGGAAGAATATTGTTTGATGTACAGCAACAATATAAAAACAGTACAGAAACATCAAATTATTTGGATTGGCACAGCAACAGTGTTTTAATTGAAACGTATAAACATATTGCTAATGAACCTAAAATTGATAAATATGATGTAGCGATAGATGCTGTATTTATTCCAAAAAAAGAATTATTAAAACAAAGTATCACAGTCATTGGCAATGTCCCTGTTAATCCAACAAAAGTATCTTTTCCCGAAACTTTAAAAAATGTAGAAAATACCTGTTTTTTCACTGTTGGCGAATTAGCCATAAAGACCAATCTCTCTACAGCGTATGCTTATGACAGTATTAAAGTGTTTCCAACCTCAGGCAAAATGTATTATATACAATTGGCCACCTTAGATTTTTCGGGCAGAAGAGATCTGATAGTAGATAAGCAAGATATAATGGATAATTATTTCAGGTTTTCAGATTTAAGAAGTTTACCGGAGAAAAGAGCAGAAATATATCAATCAATAGGAGAAGACCCAAACATAAGTTATTACGATTTGGCACTTAAATATGGTTTTGATTTAGGGAGATTTTATAAATAA
- a CDS encoding OmpA family protein has protein sequence MITSTKKIALICLLVAFAQFVQAQVKVGDNPTEINKGSILELESANKGLLFPRVSLTNTTTWSLAASSTPVAGMMVYNTKTTAMGFTGTTVYPIATGNGTGIYYWDFDKSNIRPDAAKELDKLVTILRENPTIWIELGSHTDSRGNDQYNRWLSQSRANSAVQYIIDRGIAKSRITAKGYGESVPVNECTNGVKCSEADHQLNRRTEFTIVKQ, from the coding sequence ATGATAACTTCTACAAAAAAAATTGCCTTGATCTGTTTACTTGTTGCATTTGCGCAATTTGTGCAAGCACAAGTAAAGGTTGGAGATAATCCAACAGAGATTAATAAAGGATCTATCCTTGAGCTCGAAAGTGCAAACAAGGGTTTATTGTTTCCAAGAGTTAGCTTAACTAATACAACAACTTGGAGTTTGGCAGCGTCAAGCACGCCAGTTGCTGGTATGATGGTTTATAATACCAAAACTACAGCAATGGGATTTACAGGTACAACTGTCTACCCTATAGCGACTGGTAATGGTACAGGTATCTATTATTGGGATTTCGATAAATCTAACATCAGGCCAGATGCCGCAAAAGAGCTAGATAAATTGGTAACTATTTTAAGGGAAAATCCTACCATTTGGATAGAGCTTGGTTCGCATACAGATAGTAGAGGTAATGACCAATATAACAGGTGGCTATCTCAAAGTAGGGCAAACTCTGCAGTACAATATATCATTGATAGGGGAATTGCTAAAAGTAGAATTACAGCCAAGGGATATGGAGAAAGTGTTCCTGTAAATGAATGCACAAATGGTGTAAAATGTTCTGAAGCAGATCATCAATTAAATAGAAGAACTGAATTTACAATTGTAAAGCAATAA
- a CDS encoding response regulator transcription factor translates to MNILIADDLKIYRLALKLYIHKHWPEAVVYEASTMHEVVEDVFDVEFDLLILDINMPGSELLEGFVAQAIKYTKIIIFSDMDNDDPRVENLIKIGADAFLPKMSQQATVISTLEFVFSEREL, encoded by the coding sequence ATGAATATTTTAATTGCTGACGATTTAAAAATATACAGACTCGCCCTCAAATTGTATATACATAAACATTGGCCAGAGGCTGTGGTTTATGAAGCGAGTACCATGCATGAAGTGGTTGAAGATGTATTTGATGTTGAATTTGATTTATTAATATTAGATATAAATATGCCTGGGAGCGAATTATTGGAGGGTTTTGTAGCGCAGGCAATTAAATATACAAAGATTATTATATTCTCAGATATGGATAATGATGACCCTAGAGTAGAAAACCTAATCAAAATTGGAGCAGATGCCTTTCTTCCTAAAATGTCGCAGCAAGCAACAGTAATTAGCACATTGGAATTTGTATTTAGCGAAAGAGAATTATAA
- a CDS encoding VF530 family protein — MQTPEQKNNPLHGLTLEFILKQLFFHYGWEELGNLVKIACFKNEPSLKSSLKFLRKTDWARKKVEKLYLNTFH, encoded by the coding sequence ATGCAAACTCCAGAACAAAAGAACAACCCTTTACATGGTTTAACCCTAGAGTTTATTCTAAAGCAATTGTTTTTTCATTATGGATGGGAAGAATTGGGTAATCTGGTTAAAATTGCCTGCTTTAAGAACGAGCCATCCTTAAAATCGAGTCTTAAATTTTTACGCAAAACAGATTGGGCTAGAAAGAAAGTAGAAAAATTGTATTTAAATACATTTCATTAA
- a CDS encoding ThuA domain-containing protein has product MKRVLIYLSLFLGIALSFGFIPKVEKSKKQTVLVFSLTKGFHHASIDDGIIAIKKLGAENGFEVDTTTDVKAFDIENLKKYKALIFLNPTGSNVFNDAQKTALKQYINNGGGFVGIHAASDFSYEWEWYGKMVGGYFASHPKIQDAKLNIVLPKNKIVKGLPNLWLHKDEWYNFKDFNPTVKVLIKVDETSYTGGTMKNEHPISWCHDYDGGKAFYTALGHTKECYADPLFLKHLLAGLKWTMK; this is encoded by the coding sequence ATGAAACGTGTTTTAATTTATCTTTCCCTCTTTTTAGGTATTGCTTTGTCTTTTGGTTTTATACCTAAAGTAGAGAAATCTAAAAAACAAACAGTACTTGTCTTTTCATTAACCAAGGGATTTCATCATGCTTCAATAGATGATGGAATTATAGCCATTAAAAAATTAGGAGCTGAAAATGGATTTGAAGTTGACACCACTACTGATGTAAAGGCATTTGATATAGAGAATCTAAAAAAATACAAGGCGCTTATTTTTTTAAATCCAACAGGTTCTAATGTTTTTAACGATGCACAAAAAACAGCTTTAAAGCAATACATTAATAATGGTGGCGGTTTTGTAGGTATTCATGCCGCGAGTGATTTCAGCTACGAGTGGGAATGGTATGGGAAAATGGTGGGTGGTTATTTTGCTAGTCATCCAAAAATTCAAGATGCTAAATTGAACATAGTTTTACCAAAAAATAAAATTGTTAAAGGTTTGCCCAATCTTTGGTTGCATAAAGATGAATGGTATAACTTTAAAGATTTTAACCCCACGGTAAAAGTGCTAATTAAGGTTGATGAAACTTCATATACTGGAGGAACAATGAAAAATGAACACCCTATTAGTTGGTGTCATGATTACGATGGTGGAAAAGCATTTTATACAGCATTAGGACATACAAAAGAATGTTATGCAGATCCATTGTTCTTAAAGCATTTGCTTGCTGGTTTAAAATGGACAATGAAGTAG
- a CDS encoding MmcQ/YjbR family DNA-binding protein: MVTLELFRRLALSFTEVNEQPHFEKISFRVGKRIFATYDAKKNQACLKLNEIDQSVFSAFDSSIIIPVPNKWGKQGWTFFDLDKVREDMFEDAITTAYHNVVKK; this comes from the coding sequence ATGGTAACTCTTGAATTATTTAGAAGATTAGCTTTGTCTTTTACCGAAGTAAATGAGCAGCCTCATTTTGAAAAGATATCTTTTAGAGTTGGCAAAAGGATCTTTGCGACTTATGACGCAAAGAAAAATCAGGCTTGCTTAAAATTAAATGAGATAGATCAATCTGTTTTCTCGGCTTTCGATTCCAGTATTATTATTCCTGTACCTAATAAATGGGGCAAACAAGGATGGACATTCTTCGATTTAGATAAAGTTAGAGAAGATATGTTTGAGGATGCCATAACAACAGCTTACCACAATGTTGTTAAAAAATAG